In Candidatus Auribacterota bacterium, the following are encoded in one genomic region:
- a CDS encoding trypsin-like peptidase domain-containing protein, with the protein MFANACGLARRFTRPLIISTRFYDGSVSSGCGAFVVVNHEGWIVTVAHLLQSHHAAQAHAREIEGFKKRNAEIDADDSLTPKEKDAKKTALSPNPKWITNSSFWWGCWNSTFLNDVRPLPEADLIVGRIEPFDPAWVSNYPMFKDPTRNFDQGTSLCRLGFPFHEIKTTFDAKKNSFVVDPACLPPPYFPIEGIFTRNLLAGKTKDGKHDIKFIETSSPGLRGQSGGAIFDSHGTVWGIQSTTRHLPLGFSPKIKRGNAEIEENQFLNVGKGIHAETILAFLKDNGISVQISVY; encoded by the coding sequence ATGTTTGCTAATGCCTGCGGTCTTGCTCGACGGTTCACGCGACCTCTCATCATCTCTACACGATTCTATGACGGCTCGGTCTCAAGCGGATGTGGCGCCTTTGTTGTAGTCAATCACGAAGGCTGGATCGTTACCGTCGCCCATCTCCTGCAATCCCACCATGCGGCCCAGGCACATGCCCGGGAAATCGAAGGCTTCAAGAAACGTAATGCTGAGATCGATGCGGACGACAGTCTGACCCCAAAGGAGAAGGACGCGAAGAAGACGGCGCTCAGCCCGAACCCAAAGTGGATCACGAACAGTTCATTCTGGTGGGGGTGTTGGAACAGCACGTTTCTGAATGACGTTCGCCCCCTTCCGGAAGCGGATCTCATCGTTGGTCGAATTGAGCCGTTCGATCCCGCCTGGGTTTCTAACTACCCCATGTTCAAGGATCCCACGCGGAACTTCGACCAAGGCACGAGCTTGTGCAGACTCGGGTTTCCCTTTCACGAGATCAAGACAACCTTTGACGCCAAGAAGAACTCATTCGTTGTTGATCCTGCCTGTCTGCCGCCCCCCTACTTCCCGATAGAAGGAATCTTCACGCGCAACCTCCTTGCCGGGAAGACCAAAGATGGGAAGCACGACATCAAGTTCATTGAGACCTCCTCGCCCGGTCTTAGGGGGCAGAGCGGGGGTGCCATATTCGATTCTCACGGTACAGTATGGGGCATCCAGAGCACAACGAGACATCTCCCCCTTGGCTTCAGCCCGAAGATCAAAAGAGGAAATGCAGAGATTGAGGAAAACCAGTTTCTCAACGTCGGCAAAGGGATTCACGCGGAGACCATCCTCGCCTTCCTCAAAGACAATGGGATCTCAGTGCAGATTTCGGTGTACTGA
- a CDS encoding lamin tail domain-containing protein, which yields MPTPTPTPTPVIVYSASEDFSSTQGYRQWYYQKYQGEEYSDLVWNEADGRWQTAISGWAPPAIWGSGSHPSSTAEAARKWVAPVWGKLTIAVNARKADVGGDGVVVRIIKNGATLWQNTIAGDDTTGFHFLLSDVPVNKYDAIYFRVANNGNDLYDSTYFDPTITYTSVDSDNDGLSDTEEIYTYHTDYLNADTDGDGLKDGEEVRVYNTDPLDGDTDNDGYGDGYEANLGRDPLDPDSHPGETSLLVINEILYDYPGADDGHEFVELYNNQDAAVDLSGYKIQASVAGQFHTSAVIPAGRTISPHSYFLIGESEVRDVNGNLSDLVVTLELQNGDDNDPDDHTDTGLSDTDGVRLVRPDRYVLDTVLYDNPNTSLYGDDSIPGQTYELNPDVNPGQSLSRKSAGLDTNRATDFEVLNTPSPTGSISPDTDNDGLTNVEESYYGTSPTDPDSDDDGYVDGSEVGTGTDPLNASDFPKIVINEVYYDPAGADDVLKQEFIELFNPGDNAVDISALRIEHGGTSFGYGHADLPQGAVIPARSYFLIGEANVQSVFGVAPDLVVSLQMQNGDQNDPAVPYFGKTSPTDGVRLVGYGGKLLDTVLYDEPNTNNLPGDANNPAGTDEICSDVQPGHSLSRVVPGADTNNKVDWVELGAPGPQNSTAP from the coding sequence ATGCCGACGCCCACGCCGACCCCGACACCCGTCATAGTATATTCGGCATCGGAGGATTTCAGTTCCACGCAGGGATACCGGCAATGGTACTACCAGAAGTACCAGGGAGAGGAATACAGCGATCTGGTGTGGAATGAGGCGGACGGGCGCTGGCAAACGGCTATATCGGGGTGGGCTCCGCCGGCGATATGGGGTAGTGGGAGTCATCCATCTTCTACAGCGGAGGCCGCACGGAAGTGGGTGGCGCCCGTCTGGGGAAAGTTAACGATCGCGGTGAATGCGAGGAAGGCAGATGTGGGAGGAGATGGGGTTGTGGTGAGGATCATCAAGAACGGCGCCACGCTCTGGCAGAATACGATCGCCGGCGATGATACTACCGGTTTCCATTTCCTCTTGAGCGATGTGCCGGTCAATAAATATGACGCGATATATTTCCGGGTTGCGAACAACGGAAACGATCTATATGACTCGACCTATTTCGATCCGACGATAACCTACACTTCGGTTGATTCTGATAACGACGGGCTGAGCGACACCGAGGAAATATACACATATCACACGGATTATCTCAATGCCGACACGGATGGCGACGGTCTGAAGGATGGCGAGGAAGTGAGGGTTTATAATACGGATCCTCTGGATGGCGATACTGACAATGACGGCTATGGTGACGGGTATGAGGCGAATCTCGGGAGGGATCCGCTCGATCCGGATTCTCACCCCGGTGAAACCAGCCTGTTGGTGATCAATGAGATTCTCTATGATTATCCCGGTGCGGATGATGGGCATGAATTTGTGGAGTTGTATAACAATCAGGACGCCGCGGTTGATCTGTCGGGATACAAGATTCAGGCCTCGGTTGCTGGGCAGTTCCATACCAGCGCGGTGATCCCCGCCGGCAGAACAATTTCTCCCCATTCCTACTTTCTCATCGGCGAGTCAGAGGTACGGGACGTCAATGGGAATCTCTCCGATCTCGTCGTGACTCTCGAATTGCAGAACGGCGATGACAACGACCCGGATGACCACACAGACACCGGGCTGAGCGACACGGACGGCGTGAGGCTGGTCAGGCCTGATAGATATGTGTTGGATACAGTACTCTATGACAACCCCAATACCTCTCTTTATGGGGATGACAGCATCCCCGGTCAGACGTATGAGCTCAATCCGGATGTGAATCCCGGTCAGAGCTTGAGCAGAAAATCAGCCGGTCTTGATACCAATAGAGCTACAGACTTCGAGGTGCTCAATACGCCCAGTCCGACGGGTTCGATATCGCCTGATACGGATAATGACGGATTGACCAATGTAGAGGAGAGTTATTATGGCACAAGCCCGACTGATCCCGACAGCGATGATGACGGGTACGTTGACGGGAGCGAGGTTGGAACCGGGACCGATCCTCTCAATGCCAGTGACTTCCCCAAGATAGTGATCAATGAAGTTTACTATGATCCTGCCGGTGCGGACGATGTGCTGAAGCAGGAGTTCATAGAGTTATTCAATCCTGGGGATAACGCTGTTGATATAAGCGCGCTCAGGATCGAGCATGGGGGAACCTCATTTGGGTATGGGCATGCGGACCTCCCGCAGGGGGCGGTGATCCCTGCCCGCTCATACTTTTTGATCGGTGAAGCCAATGTCCAAAGTGTATTTGGAGTGGCGCCGGATCTGGTTGTATCCCTACAGATGCAGAACGGAGACCAGAACGATCCTGCAGTTCCGTACTTTGGAAAAACCAGCCCGACAGACGGCGTGAGGCTGGTTGGCTATGGTGGAAAATTATTGGATACGGTGCTTTATGACGAACCTAACACAAACAATCTCCCCGGTGACGCCAACAATCCAGCCGGCACAGATGAGATTTGCAGTGATGTCCAGCCGGGCCACAGTCTAAGCCGCGTGGTTCCAGGGGCGGATACCAATAATAAGGTGGATTGGGTGGAACTCGGCGCGCCTGGTCCCCAGAATTCCACAGCGCCATAA
- a CDS encoding AAA family ATPase, with amino-acid sequence MRKIVAIGRGGVGKTCFIAGMARVLMDQAPLLLIDADPDQSLAEMVGLDMEREGIKTISDLLFDIRSGSIEEKLNASSLAEKVDYLLSQRGLYEGARFDFFSLGTKWTEGCYCQPNNILKGLIARIEKNYRYILMDSPAGLEHLNRRITSAVDDIFALIGPSKKAFDSAHRAKRVIEEINISYRNFYLVAGYDFPADRLKALEGERSSRYAGRLERDADVARLCLEGQSLLTLGDDSPFLNSIREIICAAGYRTGG; translated from the coding sequence ATGAGAAAAATCGTGGCGATAGGGAGGGGTGGGGTAGGCAAGACATGTTTCATCGCCGGCATGGCGCGCGTCCTCATGGATCAGGCGCCGCTGCTCTTGATAGATGCCGATCCCGATCAGAGCCTCGCCGAGATGGTCGGCCTGGATATGGAGCGGGAGGGGATAAAGACAATTTCAGACCTCCTCTTCGATATCAGGTCTGGGAGCATTGAGGAGAAGCTGAATGCCTCCAGCCTGGCCGAGAAGGTGGACTATCTCCTGAGTCAGCGAGGCTTGTACGAGGGAGCGCGCTTTGATTTCTTCTCACTCGGCACCAAGTGGACGGAGGGATGCTACTGCCAGCCGAATAACATACTGAAGGGATTGATCGCGAGGATCGAGAAGAATTACCGCTACATCCTGATGGATTCTCCTGCGGGGCTCGAGCATTTGAATCGGAGAATCACGTCTGCGGTTGATGACATATTCGCGCTCATCGGTCCCTCGAAGAAGGCGTTCGACAGCGCGCACAGGGCGAAGAGGGTGATCGAGGAGATCAACATCAGCTACCGGAACTTTTACCTGGTCGCGGGATATGATTTCCCCGCGGACCGCCTGAAGGCGCTCGAGGGTGAGCGCTCCTCCAGGTATGCGGGCAGATTGGAGCGCGACGCAGATGTCGCCAGGTTGTGCCTGGAGGGGCAATCGCTCCTCACACTGGGGGATGACTCGCCCTTCCTGAATTCCATACGCGAGATCATCTGCGCGGCTGGCTACCGCACGGGTGGCTGA
- a CDS encoding amidohydrolase family protein, producing MNQATYKLIRARFLLPMSDAIGRATRIADGYVLASGGEIVEAGPYRKEIGERILARHRGELLVIGAPGAAQEGDITQHHGVLLPGFVKAHGHDHESLIIGIAKDQPLTHWLDHAVNLCMGFLEEKGRALAAEFTRSPHSIAYRKARLDDVSYGITSALTHHCNFSKRHVQELVDANREAGTQLIIAVGSQDRHYDPRALDTPREAVERLQRYAAEFEGTERIRIIPGPDQFFSNSPEMLTGLKKWARDNGTLIHIHSSEEPGTTRWFVETYGMTEVEYAQGIGFLDGDTLLAHQVNCTDHDLEIIRDTGACVVHNPLANTILGSGMPPIIRMLEMGIPVAISTDGSGSADNQNIINAARLASQYQKARHADATLLPAQKVLELITVEPAKMLRLNAGSLEPGRDADLVLLDLRAANLTPTRVDNVVENIIWSANGCEMRYVIAGGELLVDDYRFTRVDDARIKSDVQRLSELLAEYARTAPEIKGTGAHS from the coding sequence ATGAATCAGGCCACATACAAACTGATACGGGCGCGCTTCCTTCTTCCGATGAGCGATGCGATCGGGAGAGCGACGCGCATCGCTGACGGCTACGTCCTCGCCTCCGGCGGGGAGATCGTCGAGGCCGGCCCCTACCGCAAAGAGATTGGGGAGCGCATACTCGCGCGCCATCGGGGCGAGCTCCTCGTGATCGGCGCCCCCGGAGCCGCGCAGGAGGGGGACATCACACAGCACCACGGCGTCCTCCTCCCCGGCTTCGTCAAGGCGCATGGGCACGACCATGAGAGCCTGATCATCGGCATCGCGAAGGACCAGCCGCTCACTCACTGGCTGGACCACGCGGTGAACCTATGCATGGGGTTCCTGGAGGAGAAGGGCCGCGCGCTCGCGGCAGAATTCACACGCTCCCCTCATTCTATTGCGTACCGCAAGGCCAGGCTGGACGATGTCTCGTACGGGATTACATCAGCGCTCACGCACCACTGCAACTTCAGCAAGCGCCACGTACAGGAGCTCGTCGATGCGAACCGCGAGGCAGGCACGCAACTGATTATCGCAGTCGGCAGCCAAGACCGGCACTACGACCCGCGGGCCCTCGACACGCCGCGCGAGGCGGTGGAACGGCTGCAGCGCTATGCGGCAGAATTTGAGGGGACTGAGAGAATAAGGATCATCCCCGGCCCCGACCAGTTCTTCTCGAACAGCCCTGAGATGCTCACCGGGCTCAAGAAATGGGCGCGGGATAACGGCACGCTCATCCACATCCACTCGTCCGAGGAGCCGGGGACGACCCGGTGGTTCGTCGAGACCTACGGAATGACGGAAGTGGAGTACGCGCAGGGCATAGGATTCCTCGATGGGGACACGCTCCTCGCCCACCAGGTCAACTGCACCGACCACGACCTCGAGATCATACGGGACACCGGCGCCTGCGTGGTCCACAACCCGCTGGCGAACACCATCCTCGGCTCGGGGATGCCGCCGATCATCCGCATGCTGGAGATGGGGATTCCGGTGGCGATTTCAACGGATGGTTCCGGCAGCGCCGACAATCAGAACATCATCAACGCCGCCCGCCTCGCCTCTCAGTACCAGAAGGCGAGGCATGCCGACGCCACGCTCCTCCCCGCGCAGAAGGTGCTGGAGTTGATCACGGTTGAGCCGGCGAAGATGCTCCGGCTCAACGCAGGCTCGCTGGAGCCCGGCAGGGACGCCGATCTCGTCCTTCTGGACCTGCGCGCGGCCAACCTCACGCCGACACGGGTGGACAACGTGGTGGAGAACATCATCTGGTCGGCAAATGGATGCGAGATGCGCTACGTCATAGCGGGCGGCGAGCTGCTCGTCGATGACTATCGCTTCACGCGCGTCGACGACGCGCGCATAAAGTCCGATGTCCAGCGCCTCTCGGAACTCCTCGCGGAGTACGCGCGCACTGCTCCTGAGATCAAGGGCACCGGCGCCCACTCATAG
- a CDS encoding sugar phosphate isomerase/epimerase: MILLSIGSLRFYGLDRVFGIARDLGFDGVEVIVDDRWDTSDPVYLKRLASRYQLPIASIHSPFSFVETPAWGSDPVERMRRSLALAEECASEIVVIHLPFFAERRYARWVDEELPRWQEETSVKLAVENMPHAYKILGRLGVLLNTGIFYEVNRRAWLNRLLLPLSTCCHVGNDWNYLLRFRYLVLDTTHLATGGLDPIAAYERVKSKLALIHVSNFTGAEHQPLGTGQMDMERFLRHVARSGYRGHVTLELMPDNFPDRTESTAREILAADLALCRSCLERLTCDTDSHR; the protein is encoded by the coding sequence ATGATCCTGCTTTCTATTGGTTCGCTGCGGTTCTATGGGCTCGACCGGGTGTTCGGGATCGCGCGCGACCTGGGCTTCGATGGGGTCGAGGTCATCGTGGACGATCGTTGGGACACCTCAGATCCCGTGTACCTGAAACGCCTCGCGAGTCGCTACCAGCTCCCCATCGCGAGCATCCATTCTCCGTTCAGTTTCGTCGAGACGCCGGCGTGGGGCAGCGACCCGGTGGAGCGCATGCGGAGATCGCTCGCGCTCGCCGAGGAATGTGCGAGCGAGATCGTCGTCATCCATCTGCCCTTTTTCGCTGAGCGGCGATACGCGCGCTGGGTAGACGAAGAGCTCCCGCGCTGGCAGGAGGAGACCAGCGTCAAGCTCGCCGTGGAGAACATGCCCCACGCCTACAAGATCCTCGGCCGCCTCGGCGTGCTCCTCAATACGGGAATATTCTACGAGGTGAACCGCCGCGCATGGCTCAACAGGCTCCTCCTCCCCCTGAGCACGTGCTGCCATGTCGGCAACGACTGGAACTACCTCCTCCGCTTCAGGTACCTTGTCCTTGACACCACGCACCTCGCCACAGGCGGGCTGGACCCGATCGCGGCCTACGAGAGGGTGAAATCCAAGCTCGCGCTCATCCACGTGTCCAACTTTACCGGCGCGGAGCACCAGCCGCTCGGCACCGGCCAGATGGATATGGAGCGGTTTCTCCGCCATGTCGCGAGGAGCGGCTACCGCGGCCACGTCACGCTTGAATTGATGCCGGACAATTTCCCCGACAGAACGGAATCAACGGCGCGCGAAATCCTCGCCGCGGATCTGGCGCTCTGCCGCTCATGCCTGGAGAGATTGACGTGTGACACAGATTCACACAGATAG
- a CDS encoding nucleotidyltransferase domain-containing protein produces MPEKDYFESQIEQILCPLSDFTRGVLDTTYMMRNDGSFVYVEGYYQPPGKVIGKIIYYPTPDGTTDIHGRPYESMVKADRGGQTIYIPHDEQIRMHYRIDPSLEDEDLIITRFHIGFPMSSFRGYFNDRRSLYYAMSKFPLVGRAVENTSRFLNVPVSRLGITGSTALGRRGEHSDIDLVIFGSVEQNRETASRICDNIHRNPESKVIEFGKFWPLRFVYQGIEICPAYVYMNLDEAPIRDCTVELVRDRVEAYGTISDDTHAIYMPPVVRLSDVYLDARPADDIVFVVYDGSLRGEFYLKERLHVRGRTVRIRKGREEFLALVAFDAGDITREQFARGVPRLQEQLRRGKK; encoded by the coding sequence GTGCCGGAGAAAGATTATTTCGAGAGTCAGATTGAGCAGATACTCTGCCCCCTCTCCGATTTCACCCGGGGGGTCTTGGACACGACCTACATGATGCGGAACGATGGCAGCTTCGTGTACGTTGAGGGGTATTACCAGCCCCCGGGGAAGGTGATAGGCAAGATAATTTATTATCCCACGCCCGACGGCACGACGGATATTCATGGCCGACCCTATGAGAGTATGGTGAAGGCCGATCGGGGCGGGCAGACGATCTATATCCCCCACGATGAGCAGATCCGCATGCACTACCGCATCGATCCCTCCCTTGAAGATGAGGACCTCATCATCACCAGGTTTCACATCGGGTTTCCCATGTCGAGTTTCCGAGGGTACTTCAACGATCGCCGGTCGCTCTACTACGCGATGAGCAAGTTTCCGCTCGTGGGCCGAGCGGTGGAGAATACGAGCCGCTTCCTCAACGTGCCGGTGAGCAGGCTCGGGATCACCGGCTCCACCGCGCTCGGCCGCAGGGGAGAGCATTCGGACATCGATCTCGTGATCTTCGGGTCCGTCGAGCAGAACAGAGAAACGGCGAGCCGCATCTGCGACAACATTCATCGCAATCCGGAGAGCAAGGTGATCGAATTCGGGAAATTCTGGCCGCTCAGATTCGTCTATCAGGGGATTGAGATATGCCCTGCCTATGTGTACATGAATCTCGATGAGGCGCCGATCAGAGACTGCACGGTTGAGCTGGTGAGAGACCGCGTGGAGGCATACGGCACGATCTCAGACGACACCCACGCGATCTACATGCCCCCCGTCGTGAGACTCTCCGACGTCTACCTGGACGCCAGGCCGGCGGATGACATCGTCTTCGTGGTGTACGATGGCTCCCTTCGCGGCGAGTTCTATTTGAAGGAACGCCTCCACGTCCGCGGCCGCACCGTCAGAATACGGAAGGGAAGGGAAGAGTTCCTCGCCCTGGTCGCCTTCGACGCGGGCGACATCACGAGAGAGCAATTCGCGAGAGGGGTGCCCCGCCTTCAGGAGCAGCTGCGCCGGGGGAAGAAATAG
- the metW gene encoding methionine biosynthesis protein MetW, which yields MSPEMSALRLRPDLMRIYEIIQPGSRVLDLGAGSGDLLKALERHKGVTIRGVEISAEGIMECIAKGVPVYQSNLDEGLADYGAQSFDYVILAQTLQQVHKPKLILQEIVRVGKIGVVSIPNFGHWHIRFQLLLRGTMPKTTYIPYNWYETPNIHLLSISDFRDLCAGLGIRILNEWPVSFKEGPLTSLMARWPNLLAPLGIFEISRK from the coding sequence GTGAGTCCGGAGATGAGCGCGCTCCGGCTGAGGCCGGACCTGATGAGGATTTATGAGATCATCCAACCGGGCAGCCGCGTGCTCGACCTCGGAGCGGGGAGCGGCGATTTGCTCAAGGCGCTGGAGAGGCACAAGGGAGTTACGATCCGCGGCGTGGAGATCTCCGCGGAGGGTATCATGGAGTGCATTGCCAAAGGGGTCCCCGTCTACCAGAGTAATCTCGATGAGGGGCTCGCCGACTACGGGGCGCAGTCGTTTGATTACGTGATCCTCGCGCAGACGCTCCAGCAGGTGCACAAACCGAAGCTGATTCTTCAGGAGATTGTCCGGGTGGGGAAGATAGGCGTGGTGAGCATCCCCAATTTTGGCCACTGGCACATCCGGTTCCAGCTCCTGTTGAGAGGGACGATGCCGAAGACGACGTACATTCCCTATAACTGGTACGAAACGCCCAATATCCACCTGCTGAGCATCAGTGATTTCAGGGATCTCTGCGCAGGGCTCGGAATCCGCATACTGAACGAGTGGCCGGTGAGCTTCAAAGAGGGGCCGCTGACTTCTCTCATGGCGCGGTGGCCGAATCTACTCGCCCCGCTGGGGATCTTTGAGATCAGCCGGAAGTAA
- the gmd gene encoding GDP-mannose 4,6-dehydratase has translation MKKALITGITGQDGSYLAELLIEKGYRVFGLQRRSSTITTERVDHLLEEGVTLVSGDLIDENSLIRALEAAAPDEVYNLGAQSFVPTSWNQPLLTGEVTALGVTRLLEAIRIVNPRIKFYQASSSEMFGKVVESPQTEKTPFHPRSPYGVAKVYGHWITINYRESYGMFTVSGILFNHESPRRGLEFVTRKVSYGASMIKAGLQKELRMGNLDAKRDWGFAGDYVRAMWLMLQQDTPDDYVIATGETHSVREMCEIAFSRAGLDYRTYVVQDRQFFRPAEVHTLTGDATKARKNLGWKPEAGFRALIEMMVDADMKEVARTVKA, from the coding sequence ATGAAAAAAGCACTGATAACCGGGATCACGGGCCAGGACGGTTCCTACCTGGCCGAGTTGCTGATCGAGAAGGGCTACCGGGTGTTCGGCCTCCAGAGGAGGAGCAGCACGATCACCACGGAGCGCGTGGATCACCTCCTGGAAGAGGGCGTGACACTGGTCTCCGGCGACCTCATTGACGAGAACTCACTCATCAGGGCACTGGAGGCTGCAGCGCCCGATGAGGTGTATAACCTCGGTGCACAGTCGTTCGTTCCGACCTCATGGAACCAGCCGCTCCTCACCGGAGAGGTCACCGCGCTCGGGGTGACGAGGCTCCTCGAGGCAATCAGGATCGTCAACCCACGGATCAAGTTTTACCAGGCATCCTCCAGCGAGATGTTCGGGAAGGTGGTGGAGAGCCCGCAGACTGAGAAGACGCCCTTCCATCCGCGGAGCCCCTATGGCGTCGCCAAGGTCTACGGGCACTGGATCACGATAAACTACCGGGAGAGCTACGGCATGTTCACCGTCTCCGGCATCCTCTTCAACCACGAATCCCCTCGCCGCGGCCTCGAGTTTGTCACGAGAAAAGTTTCTTACGGAGCCTCAATGATCAAGGCTGGACTCCAGAAGGAGCTCCGAATGGGGAACCTCGACGCAAAGAGGGACTGGGGTTTCGCGGGCGACTACGTGCGCGCCATGTGGCTGATGCTCCAGCAGGACACGCCCGATGATTACGTCATCGCCACCGGGGAGACGCACTCCGTCCGGGAGATGTGCGAGATCGCCTTTTCCCGGGCAGGGCTCGACTACCGAACATACGTGGTGCAGGACCGCCAGTTCTTCCGCCCCGCAGAGGTGCACACCCTCACGGGCGACGCCACGAAGGCGAGAAAGAACCTCGGCTGGAAACCGGAGGCGGGTTTCAGGGCACTCATCGAGATGATGGTGGACGCCGACATGAAGGAAGTCGCGCGGACTGTCAAGGCGTAG